GAGCCAGCGCGAGAACGCTTTCTGGAATTTCTGCACCTTGGGGCCCACCACAAAAGCGCAATACCCCTGGCCCGGGTGCTGCAGGAAATAGTCCTGGTGATAGTCTTCGGCGGGCCAGTAGTTGGTCAGGGGCTCGATCTGGGTGACCATGGGCGCATCGAACGCTTTTTCGTTCTGCATTTCCTGCAGCAATGCCTGAGCCTCGGCCGTTTGCTGCGCATTGGTGGTGAAGATCGCGCTGCGGTACTGCGTGCCCACGTCATTGCCCTGGCGGTTCAGCGTGGT
This window of the Comamonas testosteroni genome carries:
- the msrA gene encoding peptide-methionine (S)-S-oxide reductase MsrA translates to MENNNLQDKKNLETIVLAGGCFWCTEAVFDRVRGIVDVQSGYANGHLDHPGYDDICTGQTGHAEVVKLEFDPAVISLRDVLLIFFGTHDPTTLNRQGNDVGTQYRSAIFTTNAQQTAEAQALLQEMQNEKAFDAPMVTQIEPLTNYWPAEDYHQDYFLQHPGQGYCAFVVGPKVQKFQKAFSRWLKD